A region from the Branchiostoma lanceolatum isolate klBraLanc5 chromosome 2, klBraLanc5.hap2, whole genome shotgun sequence genome encodes:
- the LOC136427757 gene encoding failed axon connections homolog, which translates to MGSNSLLQSFLEVVNTLAKNLQNGTQELVELARGGVALDDAGYVVGRNAPVLVLWCLFVFVIARMCCGGRGSRKVKTRENYEPGKVYLHQHVPASGLPSLSPFCLKLEMYLRLADIPYENVYKSLGMEPGPKGKIPWIEYNGRAMADSGLIIQFFKEELEIDLNRPLSTTDRAISRAFVKMLEENTYWGLVYFRWIENFDVIGSLFEVGWFMHNVLLRRAARGLSKTLWAQGIGRHSPEDIYAITEKDIMAVSEFLGEKPFFMGEEPTEADATVYGFMAEILWAAPESSDLYALVTEKCPNVREYCVRMTRRYWQDWEGLADKC; encoded by the exons ATGGGTTCGAATTCGCTTCTTCAAAGCTTTCTCGAAGTAGTGAACACTTTGGCAAAGAACTTACAAAATGGCACCCAGGAACTCGTGGAACTAGCTCGTGGCGGCGTAGCCCTGGACGACGCCGGGTATGTTGTGGGCAGGAATGCGCCCGTGCTTGTCCTCTGGTGCCTTTTCGTCTTTGTGATCGCCAGAATGTGCTGTGGAGGCCGGGGATCGAGGAAGGTCAAGACAAGGGAGAACTATGAACCTG GTAAAGTGTACCTCCACCAGCACGTCCCTGCCAGCGGCCTGCCCAGCCTGTCTCCCTTCTGCCTGAAGCTGGAGATGTATCTGCGCTTGGCAGACATTCCATACGAGAACGTCTACAAGAGCCTGGGGATGGAACCTGGTCCCAAG GGAAAGATTCCGTGGATAGAGTACAATGGACGAGCTATGGCGGACTCAGGGCTCATCATCCAGTTCTTCAAAGAAGAGTTGGAGATCGACCTGAACCGACCcctcagcaccacggacagagCCATCAGCAGGGCATTCGTCAAGATGCTGGAAGAAAACACCTACTG GGGGCTGGTGTACTTCCGCTGGATTGAGAACTTTGACGTGATTGGGTCCCTGTTTGAGGTTGGGTGGTTTATGCACAACGTTCTGCTGCGAAGAGCGGCGCGGGGACTGAGCAAGACGCTGTGGGCTCAGGGCATCGGCCGACATTCCCCGGAAGATATCTATGCCATCACCGAGAAGGACATCATGGCAGTCTCAGAATTTCTAG GAGAGAAACCCTTCTTCATGGGGGAGGAGCCCACGGAGGCTGATGCCACTGTGTACGGCTTCATGGCGGAGATCCTGTGGGCCGCGCCCGAGTCATCGGACCTGTACGCCCTCGTCACCGAGAAGTGTCCGAACGTCAGGGAGTACTGTGTGCGGATGACCCGCCGCTACTGGCAGGACTGGGAGGGTCTGGCGGACAAGTGCTGA
- the LOC136427755 gene encoding uncharacterized protein — MSEVSSLWTGLPDIALLEVFSYLATPQDRWNASLVCKHWSRFFSHPKIWEDVELNSHRSDDLTVASIRRFGVHFRRVKVHNSTFFFGVRDILREIAQRCEKVEVFILEPTFRTHEPIYLGIMAELMVTFNKLCDLREVRLPFLQTTGTDSYNPLKSIGTNSAQTLTVLDVTEFTRYPRPLSTIIKLKHIRSLGISYQNLTEDILLAMKEHRTLQDLTIVRSHAKPLSGNGTTLPGSIWQDLLYELPDLRVHLVLTEEAPLSCPKGIPAISYAVADHNNPNSVQLNRLVSKLILTYSETLQNFVIKADNSFYWDLQLAQLARRCSNMRVVIVDGTVTLESLVQACRQWDKLELLYVKQSKITSNGESLYQVDKDQPQLEELSRILGYPWRPLEDEEFFQKTKKFLRKTMTTAVLRRAPPKVDDKGYRY, encoded by the exons ATGAGCGAGGTGTCGTCCTTGTGGACAGGGCTACCTGACATTGCCCTACTGGAGGTGTTCTCTTACCTGGCCACGCCCCAGGACAGGTGGAACGCCTCTCTAGTCTGTAAACACTGGAGCAGATTCTTCAG tcACCCCAAGATTTGGGAAGATGTGGAACTGAACAGTCACAGGTCTGATGATCTGACTGTGGCGAGCATCAGGCGCTTCGGTGTCCACTTCAGGAGGGTCAAGGTCCACAACTCAACCTTCTTCTTTGGAGTAAGAGACATCCTCCGGGAAATAGCACAGAG GTGTGAGAAAGTGGAGGTGTTCATTCTTGAGCCGACCTTCCGGACCCATGAGCCGATATACCTGGGCATCATGGCAGAGCTCATGGTGACATTCAACAAG CTGTGTGATCTGAGAGAGGTTCGCCTGCCGTTCCTACAGACAACAGGAACTGACAGCTACAACCCTCTGAAATCTATCGGCACCAATTCAGCACAAACTCTGACCGTGTTAGATGTTACAGAGTTCACCCGGTATCCTCGTCCTCTCAGCACCATTATCAAGTTGAAGCACATCAGATCTCTGGGCATCAGCTACCAGAATCTCACAGAGGACATTCTCCTTGCCATGAAGGAACACAGAACGTTGCAGGATTTGACGATCGTAAGATCGCACGCCAAGCCACTGAGCGGGAATGGAACTACACTTCCTGGGAGTATCTGGCAGGATTTACTGTATGAACTGCCAGACCTTCGAGTTCACCTTGTCTTAACAGAAGAGGCTCCCTTGTCCTGTCCCAAAGGAATTCCTGCCATCTCCTATGCTGTTGCTGACCATAATAACCCGAATTCTGTCCAGTTGAACCGTCTTGTGTCCAAACTCATACTGACGTATTCTGAAACGCTGCAGAACTTTGTAATTAAAGCAGACAACTCTTTCTACTGGGACCTGCAGTTAGCCCAGCTGGCCCGTAGGTGCTCTAACATGCGTGTTGTCATAGTGGATGGAACTGTGACCCTGGAGTCGCTCGTTCAAGCTTGTAGACAGTGGGATAAACTGGAGCTGCTATACGTGAAACAGAGCAAGATTACATCAAATGGGGAAAGCTTGTATCAG GTGGACAAGGACCAACCACAGCTTGAGGAACTGTCCAGGATACTGGGGTATCCATGGCGACCACTTGAAGATGAGGAGTTTTTCCAGAAAACCAAAAAGTTTCTTAGGAAGACCATGACAACTGCTGTACTAAGGAGAGCTCCTCCTAAAGTCGATGATAAAGGATATAGATACTAG